The following coding sequences lie in one Candidatus Nitrospira allomarina genomic window:
- a CDS encoding response regulator, whose product MDSLPHLLVVDDQPDIRNPLSNYLTQKGFRLSTAGSAAEARKILETSAIDLVVLDIMMPGEDGLSLCRHLRETKDIPIILLTAMAEETDRVIGLEMGADDYVVKPFNPRELLARIKSVLRRANSLPWKERRIAEKTIQFDRWVLQVSQRELVGEDGVAIPLSTGEFVLLTVFLNHPRMVLTRDQLLDLTRHRAGDVFDRSIDNQVSRLRKKIEIDPKLPSLIKTVWGGGYTFTAEVTLQ is encoded by the coding sequence ATGGATTCGTTACCGCATCTCCTGGTTGTTGACGATCAACCGGATATCCGCAATCCGCTTTCAAACTATCTCACGCAAAAGGGCTTTCGGCTGAGTACGGCTGGAAGCGCGGCGGAGGCCCGGAAAATTCTCGAGACCAGCGCCATCGACCTCGTTGTGCTGGATATCATGATGCCGGGAGAAGACGGTCTCTCTCTTTGCCGTCATTTACGTGAAACAAAGGACATTCCCATTATTTTACTCACGGCCATGGCGGAAGAAACGGACCGCGTGATCGGGTTGGAAATGGGTGCGGATGATTATGTCGTCAAACCGTTTAATCCCAGGGAATTGTTGGCACGAATCAAGTCCGTGCTCCGGCGGGCGAATAGTCTTCCATGGAAAGAACGGCGCATTGCGGAAAAAACCATTCAATTCGACCGATGGGTCTTACAGGTTTCGCAACGAGAACTCGTCGGAGAGGATGGCGTGGCCATTCCGCTCAGCACCGGGGAATTCGTGCTGTTGACGGTGTTCCTGAATCATCCACGCATGGTGTTGACTCGTGATCAATTACTCGACCTCACCCGCCATCGCGCGGGCGATGTGTTTGATCGCAGTATCGACAATCAGGTCAGCCGGTTGCGAAAAAAGATTGAAATCGATCCCA